The following proteins are co-located in the Cryptococcus neoformans var. grubii H99 chromosome 1, complete sequence genome:
- a CDS encoding cytoplasmic protein, with amino-acid sequence MFKRLPGTLLQSSFRPPQVCSQCRNQSQLRAPVHISQFPRYASTISDRQTKQARMSKLPVSHKPPKRRLEAASQPLRNAASITRGPVLQCIAHTTAEKYDLVALGTTLQTLGVRWDEVPEGDPDRALVIGPWKGRGGAERLISGKDVLSTPTIAKSPAVEWAENEGVDLRDMGFGYGERGEIWVFSSGSFVTWGLTEEEGKAFLRQVIRGGRDVEINRVSPKEYELEEVDFVVDPTAKTHILGNLILLGRPPQLSTFHYSPSLASLLARYTLSLSLSRSSSLSVLEERLDNHLASVSILPRALEMYGRQPLPRKEVIRKMGELMTLRMAVNTTGGGLDDTPEFYWSEPELESYFDSVASEFEIKERIDVFNKKIDYAQEVQSTLRALLTESSGHRMEIIIILLISVEVVVVLIREGPDLIHKLLEIVGVVPAEAEDITEDIQRVADKLPPLGTISSPAIHHTTTHWADGPERYV; translated from the exons ATGTTCAAGCGACTCCCTGGAACCCTTTTACAGTCCTCGTTTAGGCCTCCACAGGTCTGCTCTCAATGCCGCAATCAATCTCAACTTCGTGCACCGGTGCACATTTCCCAGTTCCCTCGATATGCCTCTACTATCTCGGACAGACAGACTAAGCAGGCTCGTATGAGCAAGCTCCCTGTATCTCATAAGCCTCCGAAACGACGATTAGAAGCCGCTTCTCAACCACTGCGAAATGCAGCTTCTATAACAAGAGGGCCGGTTTTGCAGTGTATTGCCCATACAACAGCAGAGAAATATGATCTTGTGGCTCTAGGCACAACTCTCCAGACTTTAGGTGTCCGATGGGACGAAGTACCAGAAGGCGACCCTGATAGGGCGCTGGTCATTGGACCATGGAAAGGGCGGGGTGGAGCAGAACGTCTGATTAGCGGAAAGGACGTTCTGTCCACCCCCACCATAGCTAAGAGCCCTGCGGTCGAATGGGCCGAAAATGAGGGGGTGGATCTGAGAGATATGGGATTTGGCtatggagaaagaggcGAAATATGGGTATTTAGCTCGGGATCCTTTGTTACATGGGGCCTaactgaagaggaggggaaggcgTTTTTGAGACAGGTGATCAGAGGTGGTCGGGATGTTGAAATCAACCGAGTGTCTCCGAAGGAATACGAACTAGAGGAAGTGGATTTTGTCGTCGATCCTACAGC TAAAACACACATCCTCGGTaacctcatccttcttggtcGACCACCTCAGCTGTCGACTTTTCACTActccccttctcttgcttctttATTAGCCAGATATACCTTGTCACTATCACTTTCCCGATCATCATCCTTATCTGTCCTTGAAGAGCGGCTGGACAATCATTTAGCATCTGTATCAATTCTGCCCAGGGCTTTAGAAATGTATGGACGTCAGCCTTTACCTCGTAAAGAGGTGATCAGAAAAATGGGAGAATTAATGACTTTGAGGATGGCGGTCAACACAACTGGTGGAGGACTGGATGATACCCCTGAA TTCTATTGGTCTGAACCCGAACTAGAAT CCTATTTCGACTCTGTTGCAAGCGAGTTCGAAATAAAGGAACGTATAGATGTTTTTAACAAAAAAATCGACTACGCTCAAGAAGTGCAAAGCACCCTGCGGGCACTTTTGACCGAG TCATCGGGGCACAGGATGGAGATTATCATTATATTGCTCATCAGTGTGGAAGTTGTTGTC GTTCTTATCCGTGAAGGTCCCGACCTTATTCACAAGCTGTTGGAGATCGTCGGAGTGGTCCCAGCAGAAGCTGAAGATATTACAGAGGATATCCAGAGGGTCGCCGATAAGCTACCTCCATTAGGTACCATTTCATCGCCAGCGATTCATCACACAACAACCCACTGGGCAGATGGTCCTGAACGATACGTATAA
- a CDS encoding amt family ammonium transporter, whose protein sequence is MVNITYGALVSSDGAVHFEPLGTDIISTLAGQATAFDPGDIAWMLTCSALIVFMLPGLGYLYSGLARRKNALSMLFLSLVSLGIISFQWFFIGYSLVFSETGGSFWGDGRNVGFRHVLERPIPETNGKLPEIVFATFQLMFACLVPAVLLGAAAERSRILPAMIFMFCWTTLVYDPLAHWIWSTNGWANKWGVLDYAGGVPVEIASGTAGLAYSYFIGKRRGYGTDRVLFKPSNVGNVVLGTVFLWVGWLGFNGGSCYCASLKAALAIFNTNLAGSVGGVVWLIMDFRLERKWSMVGYCTGAIAGLVAITPAAGYVGAPAAALIGLVSAAVSNLATRLKVTMRVDDPMDIFAVHALAGIVGVLMTGLFAQSSVAANDGFSDIDGGWLDHHYVQLGKQVAWACVGMAWTFVVTYAIMFFINLIPGCHFRATEEAEIVGMDEVELGEYVADYAFHQRDLEGEYEAHTLSRCPSATKLHLQDFRHNKDGESSNSSHPKELPPTMPRGGAAIGDLDGDTAVESQHSRSHSRGRSQNRVRIEREGDNEAMEMSDVRRTKASDQRQEGLNIEGSYVDQRE, encoded by the exons ATGGTCAACATAACTTATGGAGCGCTGGTGTCGTCGGATGGAGCGGTTCACTTTGAACCTTTAGGAACCGACATTATCTCCACCTTAGCTGGTCAAGCAACAG CTTTCGATCCAGGAGACATAGCATGGATGCTTACTTGTTCGGCTTTAATTGTTTTCATG CTTCCCGGTCTTGGATACCTGTACTCTGGTCTTGCTCGACGAAAAAATGCCTTGTCGATGCTCTTCCTATCTCTCGTATCCCTTGGGATTATCTCCTTTCAGTGGTTCTTCATCGGATATAGTCTAGTGTTCTCGGAAACGGGAGGTAGTTTCtggggagatggaag GAATGTTGGCTTCAGACATGTCCTGGAAAGACCTATACCGGAAACCAACGGCAAACTTCCAGAAATTGTATTTGCCACTTTTCAGCTC ATGTTCGCTTGCCTTGTTCCGGCAGTCTTGCTTGGCGCCGCAGCTGAGCGAAGCAGAATACTGCCTGCTATGATTTTTATGTTTTGCTGGACTACCTTGGTCTATGACCCTCTGGCACACTGGATCTGGAGTACCAATGGGTGGGCAAACAAATGGGGTGTATTGGA CTATGCAGGTGGCGTCCCAGTCGAGATAGCTAGTGGGACAGCTGGATTAGCATATTCATACTTTATCGGGAAACGTCGCGGGTATGGCACAGATCGTGTCCTCTTTAAGCCTTCGAACGTAGG CAATGTCGTGCTTGGCACAGTTTTCCTTTGGGTTGGATGGTTGGGTTTCAATGGAGGGTCATGTTATTGCGCCTCTCTCAAGGCTGCTCTTGCCATTTTCAACACCAATCTGGCCGGAAGCGTTGGGGGTGTTGTATGGCTCATTATGGATTTCCGTCTTGAAAGAAAGTGGAGCATGGTCGGATACTGTACGGGTGCGATTGCAGGTTTGGTTGCCATCACCCCGGCTGCTGGATATGTCGGCGCCCCA GCAGCAGCTCTCATCGGCCTCGTTTCTGCCGCGGTTTCTAACTTGGCAACAAGACTGAAAGTCACCATGCGTGTTGACGATCCTATGGATATTTTCGCTGTGCACGCCTTGGCCGGTATCGTAGGTGTGCTCATGACTGGTCTGTTTGCACAGTCCAGCGTGGCCGCTAATGACGGTTTTTCTGATATCGACGGTGGATGGCT CGACCACCATTATGTCCAACTGGGTAAACAGGTTGCTTGGGCTTGCGTTGGTATGGCCTGGACATTTGTTGTCACTTATGCCATCATGTTCTTTATCAACCTGATCCCTGGCTGTCATTTTCGTGCTACtgaggaggcggagatTGTTGGGATGGAC GAGGTTGAATTGGGTGAATACGTTGCGGATTATGCCTTCCACCAGCGAGACCTAGAGGGCGAATACGAAGCTCACACTCTATCCCGATGTCCCTCAGCCACCAAACTGCATCTTCAAGATTTCCGCCACAACAAGGATGGGGAATCCTCTAattcttctcatccaaaAGAATTGCCTCCAACGATGCCTCGTGGCGGCGCCGCTATTGGCGATCTCGATGGCGACACAGCCGTTGAATCGCAACATTCACGTTCACATTCAAGGGGGCGGAGCCAGAATAGAGTAAGAATCGAAAGGGAAGGTGACAACGAGGCAATGGAGATGAGTGACGTACGCCGTACAAAGGCAAGTGATCAACGGCAGGAAGGGCTGAACATAGAAGGTTCTTATGTGGACCAGCGGGAGTAA
- a CDS encoding chaperone protein, with translation MASPLVVGLGLLGAGLAGRVGYQMMRASRGGAQEFLKGGFKAKMDRSEAIQVLGLREPITSNKLKDAHRRLMLANHPDRGGAPYLAGKVNEAKALLDKEVVRR, from the exons ATggcttctcctcttgtcgTTGGCCTCGGTCTTCTCGGTGCAGGGCTTGCTGGCCGTGTGGGCTACCAAATGATGCGAGCTTCTCGCGGTGGTGCCCAAGAGTTCTTGAAGGGCGGGTTCAAGGCTAAGATGGATAGGTCTGAAGCTATACAGGTTCTCGGCCTGAG AGAACCTATCACCTCAAACAAGTTGAAGGATGCTCATCGACGATTAATGCTTGCCAATCACCCCGATCGAGGAGGTGCGCCCTATCTTGCAGGGAAAGTGAACGAGGCTAAGGCTTTGCTTGA CAAGGAAGTCGTTCGAAGATAG
- a CDS encoding large subunit ribosomal protein L30e gives MAPVKKSKSAKNSESINSKLQLVVKSGKFTLGYKQALKQLRSGKAKLILISKNCPPLRKSEIEYYAMLSKTNVHHYDGSNVDLGTAAGKLYRVGVMSIQDAGDSDLLQQQESA, from the exons ATGGCCCCCgtcaagaagagcaagtcCGCCAAGAACTCCGAGTCTATCAACTCCAAGCTCCAGCTTGTTGTTAAGTCTGGCAAGTTCACCCTCGGTTACAAGCAGGCCCTCAAGCAGCTCCGATCTGGCAAGG CCAAGCTCATCTTGATCTCCAAAAACTGCCCTCCCCTCCGCAAGTCTGAGATCGAGTATTACGCCATGCT CTCCAAGACCAATGTCCACCATTACGACGGTTCCAATGTCGACCTCGGTACTGCCGCTGGTAAGCTCTACCGAGTCGGTGTCATGTCCATCCAGGATGCCGGAGACAGTGACTTG CTCCAGCAGCAGGAAAGTGCCTAA
- a CDS encoding N-acyl-phosphatidylethanolamine-hydrolyzing phospholipase D, with product MLTPTVAKIPPTPDLPRDHHGTPAKSPPHLQEIAKPKYFRNPWPSYRTASMWDAYQAYQRGASIAPHPSFFQGNRFLDGDEPYRDQEEDDYESEPIWTESDSIKKRKIYIRPEFSDIRQGDEKDDWRDPPVGLVEPDWGGNSKTGERVTWLGHAGVLVQIPWRNMNQEQINRGGATCGIIFDPIFSYRCSPTQYIGPARYMDPPCSVSMLPEIHICCISHDHYDHLDYNTIMDLWKYHQATIHFFVPIGLKQWFTASGIPSHRVTELDWWREAILSFEASPDVDYDPHYPPDDYENKESIVEDIAKINTSALTLKVAFTPAQHRSGRSVLDHMTTLWGSWCVGAVEAADAGKVLKRGMNDWKGFKIYFGGDTGYRYASAPEGDPDAICPAFQQIADYYAPFNLALLPLSTGSSLPFLRTVLSLSLDQYILTSSLHCSPADSLDIHLIIKSERTLGIHWGTFCDADEARGTRVDFGRCRRLYGVSREWDTTEAEKGRFVITDIGQTLVFPNTTDGN from the exons ATGCTCACACCCACCGTGGCCAAGATACCTCCCACCCCAGACCTGCCGAGGGACCACCACGGCACACCCGCGAAAtctcctccccatctccaGGAGATAGCCAAACCCAAGTACTTTCGCAACCCATGGCCTTCATACAGAACAGCCTCCATGTGGGACGCTTATCAAGCCTACCAGCGCGGAGCATCAATTGCTCCTCATCCCTCATTCTTCCAGGGAAACCGATTTCTTGATGGGGACGAGCCTTATAGAGatcaggaagaagatgactATGAAAGTGAACCAATCTGGACAGAATCTGATTCCAtcaaaaagaggaaaatcTATATCCGGCCAGAATTTTCAGACATCAGACAGGGAGATGAAAAAGACGACTGGAGGGACCCACCCGTGGGGCTGGTAGAGCCAGATTGGGGCGGCAATTCGAAGACAGGAGAGAGAGTCACTTGGCTGGGACATGCCGGTGTGTTGGTGCAGATACCATGGAGGAACATGAATCAGGAGCAAATTAATAGAGGTGGGGCTACATGTGGGATAATATTCGACCCTATATTTTCATATAG ATGCTCGCCCACCCAGTACATTGGCCCTGCAAGATACATGGATCCCCCCTGTTCCGTCTCTATGCTACCAGAAATACATATCTGCTGCATCTCCCATGACCATT ATGACCATCTGGACTACAACACTATAATGGACCTGTGGAAGTATCATCAGGCCACTATCCACTTTTTTGTGCCTATAG GGCTCAAACAATGGTTTACTGCTTCTGGCATACCATCTCATAGAGTGACAGAGTTGGATTGGTGGCGCGAAGCCATTCTATCATTTGAGGCTTCTCCAGATGTGGACTATGATCCTCATTATCCTCCTGACGATTATGAGAACAAGGAGAGTATAGTTGAAGACATCGCCAAGATAAATACTTCAGCACTCACTTTGAAGGTCGCATTCACACCTGCTCAACATCGCTCTGGTAGAAGCGTACTTGACCACATGACAACGCTGTGGGGAAGCTGGTGTGTAGGTGCAGTTGAAGCAGCCGATGCTGGTAAAGTTTTGAAAAGGGGAATGAATGACTGGAAGGGGTTCAAGATCTATTTTGGAGG AGACACCGGGTATCGCTATGCAAGTGCTCCCGAAGGCGACCCTGACGCCATTTGTCCTGCCTTCCAGC AAATTGCCGATTACTACGCACCATTCAATCTggctctccttcctctttcaactGGATCGtcacttcctttccttcgtACCGTTTTATCGCTGTCTTTAGATCAGTATATTCTCACTTCATCCCTCCACTGCTCACCAGCAGATTCACTTGACATACACCTCATCATTAAAAGCGAGAGAACACTGGGGATACATTGGGGAACGTTCTGTGACGCAGACGAGGCGAGAGGAACAAGAGTAGACTTTGGAAGATGTCGCAGATTGTACGGCGTGAGCCGAGAATGGGATACCACTGAGGCCGAGAAAGGAAGATTTGTCATAACTGACATAGGTCAGACGCTTGTTTTCCCAAACACCACAGATGGCAATTAG
- a CDS encoding tRNA-dihydrouridine synthase 4 yields the protein MAQDQDATDEQLYADLPSPLYLSPSELIETYHPNVLAPLVRCSKLPFRHLTSLYETHITHTPMILAEEFSRAQIARTSDFSTSSNERGVFWMTPNNGKRREEGEYPAHVGHPEDARPAKEPWKTYHSPRFTDRLPPSPAPPNSQAQLVRGCLIAQFASPNAKSLADAAELISPYVDGIDLNCGCPQRWAYNEGIGCALLRKPELVRDMVRGAKDRMGWGWPVSIKIRIDPEQQKTEQLISNVLQAGISHLTIHGRTRHQPSTDPVNLPGTKFAVECVKGEVPCVANGDVWELGDARRMRLQTGVQGVMAARGLLANPALFAGYDKTPEDCISQFINLGLDYGFNFSLFHRHLAYMLESHLSRVEKVWFNSLTSQVSAIEWLDGRGINFRKKRGTIWDARRGYSINDVY from the exons ATGGCTCAGGATCAAGATGCTACCGACGAACAGCTATATGCTgaccttccttctccattaTATCTTTCCCCCTCCGAACTTATTGAAACCTATCACCCAAACGTCCTGGCACCTCTAGTCCGCTGCTCTAAACTCCCTTTCCGTCATCTTACCTCTCTGTACGAGACCCACATAACTCACACACCCATGATCCTAGCTGAAGAGTTTTCGCGCGCTCAGATAGCGAGGACTTCGGATTTCAGCACAAGTAGCAACGAAAGAGGCGTTTTCTGGATGACGCCCAATaatggaaaaaggagagaggaaggggagtaTCCTGCCCACGTTGGCCATCCAGAGGACGCCCGGCCTGCGAAAGAGCCGTGGAAAACGTATCACTCTCCTCGATTTACCGATCGTCTTCCCCCGTCGCCTGCTCCTCCCAACTCCCAAGCGCAGCTCGTTCGAGGTTGCTTAATAGCCCAATTTGCATCTCCTAATGCCAAGTCTCTGGCTGACGCCGCGGAACTTATTTCTCCTTATGTTGACGGGATTGATCTAAACTGCGGCTGTCCTCAAAGATGGGCTTACAACGAGGGTATCGGATGCGCTTTGTTGAGGAAACCAGAATTAGTACGAGATATGGTTAGAGGCGCCAAAGATCGAATGGGGTGGGGGTGGCCAGTCAGTATCAAAATCAGGATCGACCCAGAACAGCA AAAGACAGAGCAGTTGATCTCAAATGTCCTTCAAGCAGGGATATCTCATTTAACGATCCACGGCCGAACGAGGCACCAGCCTTCGACTGATCCGGTAAACCTTCCTGGTACCAAGTTTGCAGTAGAGTGCGTTAAAGGCGAAGTCCCGTGCGTGGCGAATGGGGACGTCTGGGAACTTGGAGACGCAAGGCGGATGAGACTTCAGACCGGGGTTCAAGGTGTGATGGCCGCCAGAGGGTTATTGGCCAA CCCTGCCCTATTCGCCGGTTATGATAAAACGCCAGAGGATTGTATATCTCAATTTATCAACCTTGGTCTGGATTACGGTTTTaacttttctcttttccatcgTCACCTCGCATACATGCTCGAGTCCCATCTTTCCCGAGTGGAAAAAGTCTGGTTCAATTCTCTCACATCGCAAGTGTCTGCAATAGAATGGttggatggaagaggtaTCAATttcaggaagaagagagggacTATCTGGGATGCGCGTCGAGGCTACAGCATTAATGATGTATATTAA